The genomic stretch tttgtttcattttgcattccccttttggttaagaagatgttctcaatcccacgatgctgggtccagattcatccccagaagtcatatcctgcattgccagggagatttacacccctgggagtcaggtcccacatagtggggagggcagtgaggtcacctgccaaggtggcttagctagagagagagggcctcatctgagtaacaaagaggcactcgaggggagactcttaggaacaattataagcaggtttagcctctcgtttgcagtaacaggcttcataggggcaagtcccaagacagagggctcagcgtgtcaagccgtcagtccccaatgtttgtgagagcatcagcaacaatccaggtgaggaagtccaacacctccgcatcctcccccaactcctcgggggccccgaatatatgtattttttctctgcccaaattactttgggatgtgttgctatttcactctaacctatatagacctaccatatctcacttcctattcaaagttccatatgattgtggtgtttgaacaaactgactgtagaagttatattattgagaaaatatagattctacaccaagtaaacatttcttcccttggtctcacatgaaacttgaagttttaacacacagtcagtttcaacctttaccctttggcccgatttgccctagccttaaccagatctgcttcattcgtatctctaattgaagtctgggctctttttcagccttttttttttttttttaatataacagttgctgtatgcgatAACTCTGACATTCCTATCTGCcaggctctagctctgagtttcagtgtcacacatatacccaatgttccagagaccaatcatgtTATataccaagggatcaacatctcagagttcggagatagccattacaattcaggaatagattttactgctgtaagagcttacaatctagggaccactgCAATAACCATTTCCcttttaggctgtgctctaagattcaattctgagtttacacattgtagttagcccatatcagtgaggcattatagtgtttgcttttgtttctggcgtacttcactcaaaatgctgtctacaggatccattcacctccttgtgtgtctcacaacttcactccttctcatagttgctcagtattccattgcatgctgtgctggtttgaatgtattatgtcccccagaaaaagccatattctttgatgcaatcttgaggggcagacatattagtggagattaagttggaacgtttggattaggttgtttacatggaaatgcgccccacccaactgtaggtgataactctgatgagataatttccatggaggtgtggccccacccattcagggtgggccttgatcagtggagccatataaatgagctgacaaacagaaggaactcagtgcagctgtgagtgacattttgaagaggagctacaaccaagagggacactttgaagaaagcacaggagctgcagatgagagacagtttgaagacggccgttgaaagcagactcttggctccggagaagctgagagaggacaaatatcccaagtgcaactaagggtgacatttttgaggaactgcagcctagagaagaacgtcctgggagaaagccattttgaaaccagaactttggagcagatgccgccacgtgccttcccagctgacagagattttccggacaccattggccatcctccattgaaggtacctgattgctgatgtgttaccttggacactttatggccttaagactgtaactgtgtaaccaaataaaccccctttataaaagccagtacttttctggtgttttgcattctggcagcattagcaaactagaacacatggatacaccacagttcaccattctgttcctcggtcagtgtacccttaggccacctccacgcactgcaaatcatgaatactgccttcataaacaccaatgtgcaaatgttcattcatgtctctgctctcagatcttccaagtacatgccccataatgaggttgcaggaccttatggcccccacatacttagcttcttgtggaaccaccacagtgacctccagaaaggctacaccattctgcctcctcatcaacaataaataggtacatccctctctccatgttttctactgcacttttacccctatttatatttttcctacaattttatagagctatatccacataacatacaattatccacagtgtacaatcagttgttcatggtattatcatgtagttgtacatttatcaccatagtcagcacttgaacatattgattactattgaaaaaggtttttttggtgaataataaaaaaggtgataataaaaagaaaaataaaacatcatacaatacaatatattggTAAGGACATAAAAtaacaccattaccaagaatcccatatccctcccttatatccccctctcatatacatatgactttgatgtattgcctttgttacatttaatggaagcatattacagtgttgctgttgactatagactccagtttgctttgattatgttttttcccaaataccatccctttttcaacactctgcatggctgacattcatttgttctcccagatgtgaaaacatttttatatttgtacatttagtaacagtcattggccattccagtttttgccaagttatatagtcccagtcttcatcatctatctttacctctggtgtcatatattcccctatcccacctctttcagccttactcaacAGAAATCTTTGTTtattgtacttacaatattgtgccaccatcacacagtattatgctatctatttctggatctatacaatcaatcctgctgaacattctgtagtccttcagcatcaaatgcctgatctttaccctctttctatctcctggtagcctgtgttaccagcttttaactctcagagtttgctcactaatgttcatactagtgagaccatacagtgtttgtccttttgtttctggctaacttcactcaacataaggtcctcagggttcatccaagttataatatgttccatgtctttgttctgtcttacagcttcatagtattccatcatgtgtatataccacagtttatttatccacttgtcagctgatggacattggggctgcttccatctcttggcaatcgtgaatagtgctgcaataaacatgggtttacaaatgtctgtttgtgtcttaactttcagtttctttgagtatatacctagcagtggaatagctgggtcatatggcacatCTATACTTAGCTAcatgaggaacctccacactgtcttccagagtggttaaaGAAAGTGCCCAGATGTTTTACAgagtgtaccattttacattctcaccagtagTATATGAGTGATTCAGTTTCTCTGTTATCTTCGTCTGTATTTGGTGTTGTCACCATTTTTTTAGTTTAGCCATTCTGAAAGGTGTataatggcatctcattgtgatttgtgtgtatgtgtatcttaaaaaaattttttttgatagaccagttttaggtttacagaaaaagcatgcagaatGTAGAATTCCCACCTTACCCCTCCACCCCGTTTTCCCTATTATAaccattttgcattagtgtggtacctttgttaaaattgatgaaacagtgtTACTataatattattaactatagcccatagtttatgttagggttcatttgtgttgtacatttctatgagtttttaaaatttatttttattctggtaatatatatatatatatatatatatgcaacttAGAATTAatcatttaaccactttcaagtatataaaattcagtggtgttaagtacagtacattcacaaagttgtgatACCATCATGACCACCCATGACATAaaaaccattttaaccatttttgatgGACAGTTCTTTGACaataagtacattgacaatattaTGTAACTTTCACTACTGTCTATTTTCGTTgtaaaccaaaactcatactcatttagcataAACTTCCTATTCCCCTTTCCCCCGTCCCTGATAACTActgttctgttttctgtctctatgaatttgcttatgtgtttcatataagagaaatcatacaatatttgtccttttgtgtctagcttattttgctcaacatgacttcaaggttcatccatgttgtttatACCagtacttcacttcttttttacAGCGGAATAATATACCACTGTTTGactatactacattttgtttatccattcatcagctcaTGGATACTTggtttgcttctaccttttggctattgtgaataatgttctgatgaatattggtgtacaaatacccgagtccctgctttcagttctttgggtatATCCCTAGGAATGGAATTATTGGATCATATGTtaataattctgtgtttaactttctgaggtaccaccaaattgttttctacagtggctgcactgttttacattttcactACAATGTATGAgatttcctctttctccacatcctcaccaacacttgttattttaatagccatcctagtgggtgtgaagtggtagctcattgtaattttaatatgcatttctttaAGGGCCatttatgttgagcatcttttcaaacaCTTATTGGCTAATTGAATAGCTCCtatagagaaatatttattcagagccttgacccattttttaattgggttgtttgtcttttttgttatgttttaagagttctttttaaattctagttATTAAACACTTACCAGATACctgttttttcaaacattttcttccatgcTAAAGGGGGAATtgtctcctttatcagtatatcctggccatctttgtccctcataccTGTTTTTGtcctaaagtctattttatctgatactagtatagccacCCCTGCTGTCTCttagttactacttgcatggtatatttttttccttcctttccccctcaacttatttgtatctttgaatttaaggtgaatctcttacAGACAGCATCTAGTTGGGTTATCCTTTTTTATGCCTTTTACCAGTCTCTGccatttgactggagagtttaattcatttacaattAATGTCATGAATGACAATCAGGaattattctgccattttgctatttggcctttgtgctggtttgtatatgtattatgtcttccagaaaaacccatgttctttgatgtagtcttgtgggggcatattagtgttgatcaggttggaacctactggttcagtgtttctatggagatgtgacttaatccactgtgggcaagacctttcattggattatttctatggatgtgttgccccacccattcaggatgggtctttatgggatcactggagtactttaaaaagagccacacaagcccagatgtagagcagctgtgagtgacattttggatagCAACcgagagtgaaattttgaagagcagctgcagctaagagaggacaaaatgcccaaagagcagCACTTTGGAGagtaccattttgaaacacaacctgggagcaagcagatgccagccacgtgccttctcagctaacagaggttttccggatgccagtggcctttctccagtgaaggtaccctttgttgatgccttaccctggacattttatggccttaagactataactttgtaactaaataaaccccctttataaaagccaatccatttctggtgtttgcaaaagggcagcattagcaaactgtaacagccTTTGTAGGTCTTATACGtattttgtccctcacttctgttaatgcttacttttgtgtttatttgctttttttgtgttgtaccatattgagtgccttctcatttctatctaggtatattttctgcctactttctttgtggttaccaaggGGTTAAAATTTACCATCCTAAATATACAACAATCATATTCGATTTGATACTaatttaacttcagtagcatgcacatatacttttcctatgcTTCTCTGTTCCCCtacctttttttatcttttaccaCTTTCATCTTTGCACATTGTATGTTCAAAAAtttagatttatcattacattttatgcatttgtgttCTAGTACCTGTAGATAGTAAGGAGTTGAATACCAAACAATATAAGGCAATAATAATGGCACTTACAGTTATTCAAATGGTTGTCTTTACTGcaggcctttatttctttatgccactatGAATCACTGTCtagggtcctttcctttcagtctgaagaactctctttagcatcgcTTGTAGGGCtattgtttatctgagaatgtctgaCTCTTCTcacttataatatttttttttttttcatttttataaaagtattaaaattttttttgcattgtaaTTACAAAGGACATTTACATGATTCCAAAGTCAAAAGTACAATAAAGGGTATATTCAGAGAAGTCTAGCTTCAGTCTCTGTCCTCTTTCCCTTGGTTCCTTCCCCCTCTATGtacttttattagttttttattttttcctgccaTCATTTCTGTTGGAAAATATAACCAAGTAAGTAGATATGGCTGTATCTCCCTCCCTTTCTTACATACAAGGTAACATACAAAGCACATTTTTCTAcaccttgcttttatttttttcatgtaacaaTGTATCTTGAGATCATATGTTAGCAGAATATATGCATCTtcctcattcctttctgtagctgcaTAGCACTCCCTTggtaggtgttccagtttgctgatgatACTGTtccacaaaataccagaaatgggttgtcttttataaagggtatttacttggttataaatttaaagttctaaggccataaaagtgtccagactaaggcatcagcaagaggataccttcactgaaggaaggctgatgtctgaaacacctctgtcagctgggaaggcacatggctggcatctgctggtcctttgctcctgggttgcatttcaaatggcattctgcaaaatgtctctggccttctgtctctctcagcttctttcagctctctgcttggttctcctgggccgtttctctctaagcatctgggagtcctctctcagcttctctgggacaaattctggacttcatctcttagcttaggaaGGAATCCACTTTTTCCACACGACTATCTAGCTGTCCCAATGACACTAATTAAAAGTCTtccttacaaaaataaattctacttGGACTTTAATTCTCAATGagaaaggtaaaacaataaaccttctagaagataacacagGAAAATACTTCATAACTttagaataaagatattttaagtaGAACATAGCACTAACCACAAAGAACTCATCCcttggtgatttttattttctttagaatgctctaagtttttaaaaaatcaacagggtaagaaattttttttctgaccAAAAAAGAGTTTACTTTTCCTTTACTTACTAACTGTAATCTTGGGCCTCTCATactcagttttctaatttgtaaaaTCGGAGCTGTGTCAACAACTATCTTGAAGGCAGTTGAGGATTAACCAAGAAATTTGTTCTAAAAATACTAAAACACTGAAGCACTGTCTATCATACAGATTATGATTAACAAAAACTAGTTTATCTCTGATTATgaagggatttatttggctacaaatttacagctctaaggccataaaagtgtccaaaaggataccttcactgaagaatggctaatggcATTTGACCTTTGTCAACTGGGAAgatatgtggctggtgtctgctgttcctttgctcccgggttgcgtttcaaatggtgttctccagaatgtctctgggtctctttttgcttctttctctcagctcctgtatgtccttggttctttctctcaggatgtttctctctaagcacctgatggtcctctctttctctggggcaaactctggccttcatctcttagcttagcatctccaaatgtccttctgtctgcatctccaagcatctctgagcatcagcaagcatctgggtctgctcccaagtgtctctccaaaactgtcagctgctctgagttccttctgtctgtgagctctcttatgggactccagtgatttaattaagacccaccctgaatgggtggggtccacacctctatggaaataattcaggCAGAGGTTCTgctctaatcaacagactaataaatctgccttcacaagattgcattaaagaatatggcttttctgggggcataatatatccaaactggcacagttgttttctgtatttttattgtcttccttCGATTGGGccattgttttctgtttctttctttgtcttgtactcttttgttgcataccatacattttaatattttaaaatggtaactctgggatttttttcctgagatgtttgtttcttggttttgaaaCCAGTTGGTGATGAGACAGATTTTTTTGAGCTTCAGTCCTCCTATCAGGCTGAtttgcccaaggcaaatgcagtatgCAGTTTTCCATGTCTTTCTGGGCCCCTGTCTTGTCCTGgatttttgcttatttgttttgtagtttccttgTTATAGGAGTTTGATTGTCGCTGTGTTTTCCAAGAGACAGACCTCACTCTTCCTGGTGTTTGAAACTGTCAGGCCTTTGTTCTGGACTGTTGCCTATAtagtttttaacactcctttcattgtttcaagCTCCTTTagcctggaaggcaaattctggaaggagggcCCACCAGAGAGGACTTACTCAAGTCAGTCTTTTCCAGCTAAAACAGGGCCATGGACCCACAAAACAGGTGCAGACAAGCTTCAGTGTGCCATGGGAgtggatcaggaagggtgccaagagcttctctgatggctccccaaaacTGAGCTTttctgacctgcccagcaaatgtagcccttcagctaaatatcccccacagccctgaggaagtgcagtGTTTTTAAGTCTCTACCACCGTTGCCCTTGTCTAGGGTGGGTTGAAACCATAGCTGTTGCTGCCTGTTGCTACCTTAATCTGAGATGTGTTGAAATAATAgatgccctcagagctgggcccctaGTGATCTagattcactaatcaaaagctgttatCAGTGATTAGCCATGCAGACCCCTGTTCTTTGGAAGAGAAGTTTTGTGTCTCTGTCatcagcagctagccaggggctggactccATGGTGGCCTATCCAAAAGTGCTGGATGGGAGCTGGTAGCCACCCTGCAGAGAAAGCAATTTATTGTTCTTTGCTGTAATTTATCAGTTTCTTCCTCCTGCTGTTCCCAGGATTTTGTACAGTGTTCTatcctctggagtttcaaaatagttgtttcagacagttcctgcctgcttaatagttattttggtggaaggactcagtcctggagctccctactctaccatcttcccacaatcccttctgtgtcccacaaattttgatatcttgtatttttatttgcattcagTTCATTGTAATtcccttgagacttcctctttgacttATTGATTAGTTAGAAGTGTGTGTTGTTTAGTTGCTTGGGGATTTTCCTGacatctttctgttattgatttttttttttccaattttattgagatatattcacataccatgcagtcatacaaagcgtacattcagttgttcacagtagcgTTATATAGTTGggctttcatcaccaaaattaatttttgaacattttcattaccacacacacaaaaataataagaataaaaattaaagtgaagaacaattaaagtaaaaaagaacaatcagtgcctttttttttttttttttttttttttagtatggaGCAGAAGTGGATAGATAACTTTATTCTGGGAGAAAGATACTTGGTCTGATGGTGGTTTGAGAACTTCAGTCCCAAGGGCAGGTTCAAGGTTCTCTTATTCAAGGCCAAGCTTGTAAATTAAGCTGACATTAAGGTAACATAGCATATAGAGGAAaggaatgagaagaaaataatCTTTTGATGGGTAGCTGCACAAATATCATTGGAAAATTCCTAGCCAAAACTGACTTTGGCAGTTTGGTTAGAAAAATCTCTAAATTCTGTTGTATCATGAAATGCAGTTTGATAGATAATCtttggaggagagagaagggagataGTCTTTCATAGCAAATAGGTCTATAAGTGAATACTTCCCATTTCCTGAGAAGCTgacaatgccttttatttccattaacACTAGAAACTCATTGCCTTGCTTTGGCCAGATCTTTCCCAAGTGTGTCTTCAGAAGAGTCAGTTACTAAAAAGTACCCAGTTGTACACTGGGTACTCCCTTCCTAGAATAGTTACTCAGCCATGTGGGGAGGGCTCTTGTTCATCCAACTTTGGCAAAGAGATATTACCTGGGGGGGGCCACAAAATACTCTTCCACGACCCGCTGGGAGTTTTGTAGTAGTTCTTCAGCACAGTTGCCTTCTACAACGTTATCAGCTCTCAGGTATAGACATCTGTCCTCTAGTACCGACTCCATGGGCTCCACTCCGTCCGTGTCTACCGCATGAAGCCTGTCGGCAAAGGCGATGGCTGTCTCCAGCCGCATCACAGCCTCCCGGCTGCCGAAGTCCACAAGCGCCAGACGCTCCAGGTGCTCGATCACCTCGGCTGTTACTCGGCCACATCCCTGGGGTTTCAGGCGGGGAGCCTGGGTCCCCGGCGGGGCCTGCTCCGCCTGCCGGTCCGCTTCCCCACCTGCCACCACGCATCGGGCCCTTACCTccggtgcctttttttttcttttttattttgcacccatttttctactcatccatccatacactggacaaaggggagtgcagtccatttggctttcccaatcacattgtcaccccttataagctac from Choloepus didactylus isolate mChoDid1 chromosome 2, mChoDid1.pri, whole genome shotgun sequence encodes the following:
- the LOC119528143 gene encoding LOW QUALITY PROTEIN: glutamyl-tRNA(Gln) amidotransferase subunit C, mitochondrial-like (The sequence of the model RefSeq protein was modified relative to this genomic sequence to represent the inferred CDS: deleted 1 base in 1 codon), yielding MGSRDFCSQSAITKKKKAPEVRARCVVAGGEADRQAEQAPPGTQAPRLKPQGCGRVTAEVIEHLERLALVDFGSREAVMRLETAIAFADRLHAVDTDGVEPMESVLEDRCLYLRADNVVEGNCAEELLQNSQRVVEEYFVAPPGNISLPKLDEQEPSPHG